In the Chroococcidiopsis sp. SAG 2025 genome, one interval contains:
- a CDS encoding ATP-dependent Clp protease ATP-binding subunit, giving the protein MFEHFTDKAIKAVMLAQEEARRLGHNLVGTEQILLGLIGEGTGIAAKVLTELGVTLQAARAEVEKIIGRGNRPAMAEIPFTPKVKRVFEQAFTEARTLGHNYIGPEHVLLGLLQEGEGVAGKVLQNLGVDLDEARGNTIRKLGEVATVASAGRQGRKGFGTAPNKTSTLDEFGTNLTKLAAEGKLDPVVGREKEVQRAVQILGRRTKNNPVLIGEPGVGKTAIAEGLAQRIANNDVPDTLIDKQLYSLDMGSLVAGTRYRGDFEERIKSVLNEVRSNSNIILFIDEIHTLIGVGGVEGGIDAANMLKPALARGELQCMGATTLDEYRKHIERDAALERRFQPVMVDEPSVVETIEILFGLRDRYEQHHKVKMSDLALAAAAKLSDRYISDRFLPDKAIDLIDEAGSRVRFRNSKQSPETQALKQELVQVTKEKEAAVSAQDFDNAGKLRDRELEIEQQLKAIAENRKQEIENASVPVVDEEDIAQIVASWTGVPVSKLTESESELLLHLEDTLHQRLIGQEEAVTAVSKAIRRARVGLKNPDRPIASFIFSGPTGVGKTELAKSLAAYFFGSEEAMIRLDMSEFMERHTVSKLIGSPPGYVGFDEGGQLTEAVRRKPYTVLLFDEIEKAHPDVFNMLLQIMDDGRLTDAKGRTVDFKNTLIILTSNIGSRVIEKGGGGIGFELGGDRADAQYDRVRNLVQEELKQHFRPEFLNRLDEIIVFRQLNKNEVKQIADIMLQEISSRLTERSITLKVTERFKDKVVDEGYNPSYGARPLRRAMMRLLEDSLAEAMLSGRINDGDTALVDVDADGQVQVSKVEAKELMLSSAS; this is encoded by the coding sequence ATGTTTGAGCATTTCACTGATAAAGCAATTAAAGCAGTTATGCTTGCCCAGGAAGAAGCACGTCGCCTGGGTCACAATTTGGTAGGAACCGAGCAAATTTTATTAGGCTTGATTGGAGAAGGCACGGGAATTGCAGCGAAAGTATTAACCGAGCTGGGAGTGACCCTTCAAGCAGCCCGCGCCGAAGTGGAAAAAATTATCGGTAGAGGAAATCGTCCAGCGATGGCTGAAATTCCTTTTACACCAAAAGTCAAGCGCGTATTCGAGCAAGCTTTCACAGAAGCACGCACTTTGGGGCATAATTACATCGGTCCAGAACATGTGTTGTTAGGTTTGCTCCAAGAGGGAGAAGGTGTCGCTGGAAAAGTCCTGCAAAACTTGGGGGTCGATCTAGACGAAGCCCGTGGTAACACGATTCGCAAGTTGGGCGAAGTTGCAACTGTTGCTAGTGCTGGTAGACAAGGACGCAAGGGTTTTGGCACAGCTCCCAACAAAACTTCGACACTGGATGAGTTTGGGACGAATTTAACGAAGCTAGCGGCGGAAGGTAAGCTAGATCCTGTCGTCGGTCGTGAAAAAGAAGTTCAACGTGCCGTGCAAATTTTAGGTCGGCGCACGAAGAATAACCCCGTATTGATTGGCGAACCTGGTGTTGGTAAAACCGCGATCGCAGAAGGTTTGGCGCAGCGAATTGCTAACAACGACGTGCCTGATACTCTCATAGACAAGCAGCTATACAGTCTTGATATGGGTTCGTTAGTTGCCGGAACTCGCTATCGCGGTGACTTTGAAGAGCGGATCAAATCTGTTTTAAATGAAGTGCGATCGAATAGCAATATCATTCTGTTCATCGATGAAATTCATACTCTGATCGGTGTGGGTGGTGTTGAAGGCGGAATTGATGCGGCGAATATGCTCAAGCCTGCCTTAGCTAGAGGCGAATTACAGTGCATGGGAGCCACTACCCTAGATGAGTACCGCAAGCACATCGAACGGGATGCAGCACTAGAAAGGCGTTTCCAGCCAGTGATGGTAGATGAACCCAGTGTAGTAGAAACGATCGAAATTTTGTTTGGATTGCGCGATCGCTACGAGCAACACCACAAAGTTAAGATGTCAGATCTAGCTTTGGCTGCTGCTGCTAAACTGTCCGATCGCTACATTAGCGATCGCTTCTTGCCCGATAAGGCGATTGATTTGATCGATGAAGCAGGTTCTCGCGTCCGCTTCCGCAACTCGAAGCAGTCTCCCGAAACCCAAGCACTCAAGCAAGAATTGGTGCAGGTAACGAAAGAGAAAGAAGCCGCAGTCTCGGCACAAGATTTTGACAATGCTGGTAAATTGCGCGATCGCGAGTTGGAAATCGAGCAACAACTGAAGGCGATCGCTGAAAATAGAAAGCAAGAAATCGAAAACGCTAGCGTTCCTGTAGTAGACGAAGAAGACATTGCTCAAATTGTTGCTTCTTGGACGGGCGTACCAGTCAGCAAGCTGACGGAATCCGAATCAGAGTTGCTGTTGCACTTGGAAGATACTTTGCACCAGCGTCTAATCGGACAAGAAGAAGCCGTTACAGCTGTTTCTAAAGCTATCCGCAGGGCGCGAGTTGGATTGAAGAATCCCGACCGTCCGATCGCTAGTTTTATCTTTTCCGGTCCTACTGGTGTAGGTAAGACGGAGTTAGCCAAATCCCTTGCTGCATACTTCTTCGGTTCGGAAGAAGCGATGATTCGCTTGGATATGTCAGAATTCATGGAACGGCATACTGTTTCTAAGCTCATCGGTTCGCCTCCTGGCTACGTAGGCTTTGACGAAGGCGGACAGCTAACGGAAGCCGTGCGGCGCAAACCATACACCGTGTTGCTATTCGACGAGATCGAGAAAGCACACCCCGACGTGTTTAATATGCTGTTGCAAATCATGGATGACGGTCGTTTGACCGATGCCAAGGGACGCACGGTAGACTTTAAAAACACGCTGATTATTCTCACCTCTAATATTGGTTCGAGAGTCATTGAAAAAGGTGGCGGTGGAATTGGATTTGAATTAGGTGGCGATCGCGCTGACGCACAATACGATCGCGTCCGTAACTTGGTACAAGAAGAACTCAAGCAACATTTCCGTCCTGAGTTTCTCAACCGCCTTGATGAGATTATCGTCTTCCGTCAACTCAACAAGAATGAAGTCAAGCAAATTGCTGACATCATGCTTCAAGAGATTTCTAGCCGCTTGACCGAGCGTTCTATTACCTTGAAAGTGACAGAGCGTTTTAAAGATAAAGTCGTCGATGAAGGCTACAATCCTAGCTACGGTGCTAGACCGTTACGTAGAGCCATGATGCGGCTGTTGGAAGATTCTTTAGCCGAAGCTATGTTATCCGGTCGCATTAACGATGGCGACACAGCTTTAGTTGATGTTGATGCTGACGGTCAAGTCCAAGTCAGCAAAGTAGAAGCGAAAGAGTTGATGTTGTCTTCTGCTAGCTAG
- a CDS encoding sensor histidine kinase, with product MQLSIPNGGSIYFDIVSKEGVAIFRIQDEGIGIPMGDRDRLFHSFHRASNVGNISGTGLGLAIVKKSVDLHGGQIYVKAKSESARSLWLKYRLTRNKGRGVRRRSEGKE from the coding sequence ATGCAATTAAGTATTCCCAATGGTGGAAGTATTTATTTTGATATCGTTTCCAAGGAAGGAGTAGCAATCTTCCGAATTCAAGACGAAGGCATCGGCATTCCAATGGGCGATCGCGATCGACTCTTCCATTCCTTTCACAGAGCTAGCAACGTCGGTAATATCTCGGGTACGGGGCTAGGACTTGCTATTGTTAAAAAATCTGTCGATCTTCACGGCGGTCAAATCTACGTAAAAGCGAAGTCGGAGTCGGCACGATCTTTATGGTTAAAATACCGCTTGACTAGAAATAAGGGGCGAGGAGTGAGGAGGAGGAGCGAGGGAAAAGAGTGA
- a CDS encoding sensor histidine kinase, which translates to MASHEFRTPLTTILSSAELLEDYSSKWTEEKKRHHFQRIITAVKHMTGLLDDVLLIGKADAGKLEFNPLSIDLIEFCRELVEGMQITTTAHKIILRTRGDSINGCMDEKLLRQVLGNLLSNAIKYSQWWKYLF; encoded by the coding sequence ATGGCATCCCACGAATTCCGCACGCCATTGACGACAATTTTATCTTCAGCAGAGTTATTAGAAGATTACAGTTCCAAGTGGACAGAGGAGAAAAAACGCCATCATTTCCAGCGCATCATTACAGCTGTCAAACACATGACTGGTTTGCTAGATGATGTCCTCTTAATTGGCAAAGCAGACGCAGGTAAGCTGGAATTCAATCCATTGTCCATAGATCTGATCGAATTTTGCCGCGAACTAGTTGAAGGAATGCAAATCACAACCACCGCTCACAAAATTATTTTGCGCACGCGGGGAGATAGTATCAATGGCTGTATGGATGAAAAGCTTTTGCGACAGGTACTAGGAAATTTACTCTCCAATGCAATTAAGTATTCCCAATGGTGGAAGTATTTATTTTGA
- a CDS encoding IS1 family transposase, whose protein sequence is MQCPECQSTHIRKNGIKRGKQNHICVDCGRQFIEHYETCRGYSDEVKRECLKMYVNGIGFRGIERVKGVHHTTIIHWLKQVGNNLPDADAPETFVGAKNKIWLWTAVDHFTSGILGWALGDHSAETFAPLWAIVAQWRCYFYVTDGWSVYPGFIPDGDQIVSKTYMTRVESENTRLRHYLARLHRKTLCYSKSEEMLKYSIRLLLHYLKFWNVPVPQ, encoded by the coding sequence ATGCAATGTCCAGAGTGCCAATCAACTCATATTCGGAAGAATGGCATCAAGCGAGGTAAACAGAACCACATTTGTGTTGATTGTGGGCGACAATTCATTGAACACTATGAAACATGCAGAGGTTACAGCGATGAAGTCAAACGGGAATGCTTGAAAATGTATGTGAATGGCATCGGTTTTCGAGGAATTGAACGAGTTAAAGGTGTTCATCATACGACAATCATTCACTGGCTCAAGCAAGTAGGTAACAATCTGCCTGATGCTGATGCCCCAGAAACCTTCGTCGGTGCAAAAAACAAAATCTGGCTGTGGACAGCAGTAGATCACTTCACTTCAGGGATTTTAGGTTGGGCGTTGGGCGACCATAGTGCTGAAACCTTTGCCCCGCTATGGGCGATCGTTGCCCAATGGCGGTGCTACTTTTATGTTACGGATGGTTGGAGTGTTTATCCAGGTTTTATTCCAGACGGCGATCAAATTGTCAGTAAGACTTATATGACCAGAGTTGAGTCCGAAAATACAAGACTGAGGCACTATCTGGCTCGGCTGCATCGAAAGACACTGTGCTACTCCAAATCAGAAGAAATGCTGAAATATTCAATTCGATTGTTACTGCACTATCTCAAATTCTGGAATGTTCCAGTTCCTCAATAG
- a CDS encoding IS701 family transposase: protein MGKHFARSEARLAAYDYIQALLSPVERKNGWQMAEQVGYSNPYRFQHLLGRAQWNADAVCAEIRKYAVEHLKSETDILAIDETGFLKQGEQSVGVQVQYYGTTGHLENCQVGVFMSYISDKGHTLIDRRLYLPRTWSEDQSKRKKGAVPKSITFATKPQLAQQMLESAFKDGIRPAWFVADEVYGNDGSLWWWLEKTAKQPYILTVSKKQPVVIGWQRYQAQELLPQPDSQPVANVLAVELAVREKDTMTGRKCQLIVTDQMVFNVGYCSAAL, encoded by the coding sequence CTGGGAAAGCACTTCGCTCGTTCTGAAGCACGTCTTGCAGCGTATGACTATATCCAGGCACTACTAAGCCCAGTTGAGCGGAAGAATGGATGGCAAATGGCAGAACAGGTAGGGTATAGCAATCCCTATCGCTTCCAACATTTACTAGGACGGGCGCAGTGGAACGCGGACGCAGTGTGTGCAGAAATTAGAAAGTATGCAGTGGAGCATTTGAAGAGTGAAACAGATATTTTGGCAATTGATGAAACAGGTTTTCTGAAGCAAGGAGAGCAGTCAGTAGGCGTACAGGTGCAGTATTATGGCACAACTGGACATTTGGAGAATTGCCAGGTAGGTGTGTTCATGTCCTACATTAGCGACAAAGGACATACGTTGATCGATCGCCGTTTGTATCTACCGCGCACATGGAGTGAAGATCAAAGCAAACGTAAGAAGGGAGCAGTTCCAAAATCAATCACATTTGCGACTAAACCTCAACTAGCACAACAGATGTTGGAATCAGCTTTTAAAGACGGAATACGTCCCGCCTGGTTTGTTGCTGATGAGGTTTATGGCAACGATGGTTCATTGTGGTGGTGGCTGGAAAAGACTGCTAAACAACCGTATATACTCACGGTCAGCAAGAAGCAGCCTGTAGTTATTGGCTGGCAACGTTATCAAGCCCAAGAACTGTTACCTCAGCCGGACAGCCAGCCAGTGGCAAACGTCTTAGCTGTGGAGCTGGCAGTAAGGGAGAAAGATACTATGACTGGGCGAAAGTGCCAGTTAATTGTGACAGATCAGATGGTTTTCAACGTTGGTTATTGTTCCGCCGCTCTCTAG
- a CDS encoding transposase, translated as MPVNCDRSDGFQRWLLFRRSLEHPEDPRVSYYQVFAKSDTTLETMVQIAGQRWRIEECFKFAKDQLGLGEYEVRSWHGWHRHITLVLAAQIFLTVLRHSCEPAIHSSTPFTSSNNWQSNCVQSGTRFIVRLSIWEMKRWVSRFLFPTFWCLEHVLRWSYWRRSHQATARYYHYQKRIHSSIYLQL; from the coding sequence GTGCCAGTTAATTGTGACAGATCAGATGGTTTTCAACGTTGGTTATTGTTCCGCCGCTCTCTAGAACACCCTGAAGATCCTCGCGTCAGCTACTATCAAGTATTTGCTAAGAGCGATACTACCCTAGAAACGATGGTTCAAATCGCCGGGCAAAGGTGGCGGATTGAGGAGTGCTTTAAATTTGCTAAAGACCAGCTAGGTTTAGGAGAGTACGAAGTTCGTTCCTGGCATGGTTGGCATCGACACATCACCCTCGTCCTGGCTGCTCAAATATTTCTCACCGTCTTACGACACTCTTGTGAGCCTGCTATTCACTCCTCTACCCCCTTTACCTCTAGTAACAACTGGCAGTCTAACTGCGTTCAAAGCGGCACGAGGTTTATTGTCCGACTAAGTATCTGGGAGATGAAGCGGTGGGTATCTCGATTCTTGTTTCCCACATTCTGGTGTCTTGAACACGTTTTGCGTTGGTCTTATTGGCGCAGATCTCATCAAGCTACTGCTCGTTACTACCATTACCAAAAGCGAATTCATTCTTCTATTTATCTACAACTGTAA